The DNA window AGACGGGGAGGTCAATGCCTGTAGATTATGTCAAGAGTTTTTACTGGATCTAGTGACACACAGCCATTTCCTTTGGATATCAGGATCATCATTGGATACGGTTGGCACATGCCAACTTCCATTGGCTGATTCCTGCAGTTATATTTCCCAAAAACTTACACACCTTTCATGAATATATTTAGCATATATAATTAAGTTTCAAATCTTAGATACAAACCCCTCAGAATTGGACAAAAATATGAACTCAATTCAATAAGCACACTGATGTGAATTATATTGCAAAGCAAAGCCAGGGAAAACGGGTAACGGCAATATCATTTGCTTGGTTGAAAGATGAAATGTGCTCTTCTTAATCCAAAGGAACAAAATAAAACAGTTGGTCTATCTTCTAACCTGAATAACTATTGAATATCGAGGAGGTAGAATTAGGGAAACTCCACGGCTTGAGGCTGATACTCGAACCTGCAAAACCGAAAAAGTATCATTTACCATTTCATTATCGGAGTCAAGTATCTGAATATCATTGATAGAAAACAACTAGCAAAGTAGGAACTCAGCCTCAAGAAAGGCTAAATATTCTTGAAAACGGATTCGAACTAGGAATTTAGAATACCTGGTGCTTTTCTTTCCATCTTGGGAAAAAACTAGAACCCAATAGTTGGAACAAGTGATCCCTCATCTCGTCGTTTGTCAAAAGTAAGCAGTTACAACTAACAGCAGCGTATAACCAGTACCTGCAATAAACAATTCAACATTTTAGTACAGCTAAGTTGTCGGAGGGATGCAAAGTACACAGATATACATATAATGAAGAATCCATATTCCTATCACGGAAGCACTTCATTACCAGTCGTCATTGGAACCATGGGGAGTAGCATAAAGAACACCACTATTTTTCCAATTTTCTATAAGTCTCTTGTTAGTTGCGTTCCGAGCAGGACCACTAGTTACTCGATTTACATGCAAAATTATAAGTGGCAACCTCTTTGAAGGGCTCATTTGACGCAATTGTCGAACAACATAATTAAGCTACAGCAAAGGGGAAGAACCATTAAGTAGCTGCTTCTGTAATGCGCTAATAAAGTCAAAGAAAAATCTCACACTCACCTGAGAAAAACTGAAATCAGCAATGTTGGCAAGTCCTACATTTGCACCATCAACAACAGCATCAAAAGGACCATTCTTCTCAAGCCATTTCTGCAAAAGTTAAACTTCTATATCATTTCCTCCTATACTAACTCTTCTAAACAAAACATTGAATAAAAATTTACCTGAAAATGATTAAAGTTGGCCTTAGGTACTTTTTCGCAAGCCAATTTAGCCAACGAGGAAGCAAATTTTTCGGTTTCTTGTGTATCAATATCAATGCTCACGAGCTTCTCATTGCACGAAAGACACACTCCATCCTCATCCACATGAGTATGAACAACCTTCCATTGCCCACTTCCAAGCCACCCTTGACCATGCCATCCCCCACCTCCCCTCACAAACCCTTCTCTTATTTTCTCATCATCCCATTCCCTCTTCCCAATCTTCTTCGCATACTCCGAGTTAAACCAATCCTCAACAACCTTCAAAGTCGACTCAGACAC is part of the Vicia villosa cultivar HV-30 ecotype Madison, WI linkage group LG2, Vvil1.0, whole genome shotgun sequence genome and encodes:
- the LOC131654154 gene encoding proteinaceous RNase P 1, chloroplastic/mitochondrial, producing the protein MLRCTSAMAKLTPLFSILTHRPFLSSSNSHSYSLKHTINHRAIIPFTTTSAINTLPQTTDSRDNDDGGPIKLSTKARRKAARESPEGVLQIKLNNCSKSGDVIQALSLYDEARKSGVLLNLEHYNKLLYLCTVQTGDGDSDVIDGVSSGSHLGLQRGFEIFQQMLNDKVKPNEATFTNAARVAAAKEDPEMAFELLKQMKSVEIVPKLRSYGPALFGFCKRGDAVRAYEVDADMIESGVMAEEPELCALLEVSVETRNEDKVYEILHRLRAVVRQVSESTLKVVEDWFNSEYAKKIGKREWDDEKIREGFVRGGGGWHGQGWLGSGQWKVVHTHVDEDGVCLSCNEKLVSIDIDTQETEKFASSLAKLACEKVPKANFNHFQKWLEKNGPFDAVVDGANVGLANIADFSFSQLNYVVRQLRQMSPSKRLPLIILHVNRVTSGPARNATNKRLIENWKNSGVLYATPHGSNDDWYWLYAAVSCNCLLLTNDEMRDHLFQLLGSSFFPRWKEKHQVRVSASSRGVSLILPPRYSIVIQESANGSWHVPTVSNDDPDIQRKWLCVTRSSKNS